The sequence TGAAGATCTTCTTGGTGGTGACCAGCGGGAAACCTTCGTTCAGGTCGAAGCGCATCTGGTAGCCGAACACGCTCTTGGTGCCGGTGCCGGTGCGGTCGGCCTTGAAGACGCCGTGCTCGTGCACGTGACGCATGAAATCTTCGTACTGGGAACGGATGGGGCGGGTCACGTCGGGGGCTCCTCGAAAGCGGCCGACGGATTATCCGCGAGCATGAAAAAGGGCGCCTCGTGGGCGCCCCTTCTCGTGCGGTGATTCACGCGATGGAATGAATCACCCTTGTTGCGCCGGTTCGCGCAAATACATCTCGACGCGGCGGTTGCGGGCACGGCCCGCATCGGTGCTGTTGTCGGCCACTGGTTCGCGCTCGCCGCGGCCGGCGGTCTCGATGCGGTTGGCCGACACGCCACGCGCGGCCAGGTAGTCGCGCACGCTGCGGGCGCGCTCCAGCGACAGCGGGTTGTTGATGGCGTCGGAGCCGGTGCTGTCGGTGTGGCCGACGATGGTGAGCTGGGCGCTCTGGTCGCCGCGCAGGCTGTTGGCAAAGGTGTCGAGCACGGAGCGCAACTCGGGCTTGATGTTGGCGCTGTTCACGTCGAACGACACATCGTTCGGCACGTTGAGCTTCAACTGGTTGTCGGCTGTGCGCGTCACGTCGATGCCGGTGCCCTGCGTGGCCTGCTCCATCTGGCGCTTGCGCTCCTCCTGCCGCTTCGACCAGATGTTGCCGGCGATCGCGCCGACCGCGCCACCGACCACGGCACCCACGCCCGCACGGTCACCGGCGGCCTTGCCGATCACGGCACCGCCTGCAGCGCCCACGCCGGCACCGACGGCGGTGCCTTTCTGGGTGGGGGTCATGCTTTCACAACCGGCCAGCGCCACGGCGGCGGAAGCGATGGCGACGAGGGTGATGCGGGGCACCAGAGGGGATGCGGCTTTTCTGTTCATGGAATGACTCCTTCTAGAGCGATGCCTCAGCAGGCACCGATGCCGAAGGAGTTTCTGCGGCGCCCTTGGGGCTGTCTGTCGGAGCGCGGCGTGAGCTGTCTGTCGGACGTTGCCTACACCGGCAACATCTCATTGCTCAAATTGCAAAGCCGCAAGCCGCGCGTACAGGCCGTTGCTGGCAATCAGGCTCGCGTGCGTGCCGGTCTCGACGATGTGGCCGTGCTCCATCACCACGATGCGGTCGGCGCGCTGGATGGTGGCCAGCCGGTGCGCAATGACGAGCGTGGTGCGGCCCTGCATCGCCGATTCGAGCGCGGCCTGCACCATGCGCTCGCTTTCGGCGTCGAGCGCGCTGGTGGCCTCGTCGAGCAACAGCAGTGGGGGGTTCTTGAGCATGGCGCGGGCGATGCTGATGCGCTGGCGCTGGCCGCCCGACAGGCGCACGCCGCGCTCGCCGAGGAAGGTGCCGTAGCCCTCGGGCAGGGCGCGGATGAAGTCGTCGGCGAAGGCCGCGCGGGCCGCGGCGATCACCTCCTCGTCGCTGGCGTCGGGCTTGCCGTAGCGGATGTTCTCCATCGCGTTGGCCGAGAAGATCACGCTGTCTTGCGGCACGATGCCGATGCGCTGGCGCAGCGCGTGCAGGTCCACCTCGCGCACCGGCACGCCGTCGATCAGCACCTCGCCCGCACTCGCGTCGTAGTAGCGCAGCAGGAGCTGGAAGACGGTGCTCTTGCCGGCGCCGCTCGGGCCGACGAGGGCCACCGTCTCGCCGGGCTGCACGCGCAGGTTCACCTGCGACAGCGAGGCAAGCTGCGGCCGAGAGGGGTAGTGGAAGCGGACATCGCGCAGTTCCACCGACGAGCCGGCCGCGGTGGGCGGCAGCGGGGTGGGGCGTGCGGGTGACTGGATGGGCGAGTGGGCCGCGAGTAGCTCCATCAGCCGCTCGGTTGCGCCGGCCGCGCGCAGCAGGTCGCCATACACCTCGGACAGCACCGCCACGCTGCTCACGAAGATGATCACGTACACCACCGTCTGCCCCAGGTGCCCCGGCGAGATGACGCCGCGCATCACCGCCTGCGTGCCCTGGTACAGGCCCCACAGGAGCGCGCCGAAGGTGGCGGTGATGATGAAGGCGACCAGCAGCGAGCGCACGCGGGTGCGCTTGATCGCGGTGTGGAAGGCGTTCTCCGTCGACTGGCCGAAGCGTGCGGCCTCGCGCTGCTCCTGCGTGTAGCTCTGCACCACGGGGATGGCGTTGAGCACCTCGGCGGCGATGGCCGCCGAATCGGCCACGCGGTCCTGGCTCGCGCGGCTGAGCTTGCGCACGCGGCGGCCGGCGTAGATCGACGGCAGCACCACCAGCACCAGGATGCCGAGCACCTGCGACATCACGTACGGGTTGGTGATCACGAGCATGAGCAGGGCGCCCAGGCCCATCACGGCATTGCGCAGGCCCATCGAGAGGCTCGAGCCGACGACCGTCTGCACGAGCGTGGTGTCGGTGGTCAGGCGCGAGAGCACCTCGCCGGTCTGCGTGGTCTCGAAGAACTCGGGGCTCTGCTTCACCACGTGGGCATAGACCGCGTTGCGCAGGTCGGCCGTGACACGCTCGCCGAGCCAGGTGACGGCGTAGAAGCGTGCCGCCGAGAAGAGGCCGAGCGCCGCGCCCACGGCGAAGAGGGCGAAGAAGTGCTCGCGCAGGGCCATCACACGCTGGCCGGGGTCGGCAGAGACCAGGCCCTGGTCGATCAGCGACTTGAGTGCGACGGGGAACACGAGCGTCGTGACCGCCGCGAGCACGAGGAAAAGCCCGGCCAGCGAGATGTGCAGCCGATAGGGGCGCAGGAACGGGGCGAGGCCGCTCAGGGATTTGACGTTGCGCGCGGGTGCGGGGGTGGTGTCGGGCATGGGCGTCGAGTCTAGGTGGGGCGGCGGCGAGAACAGGCGGCGATCCCCTTCAATCCTGGCAAGGGATCATTTCGAATTTCGCAGCCTTGACAGTATTTGCTTAGGCAACTAAATTCTTGGCATGCCTCGCACACCCCCACCTGCGGATTTCTATCGGCCGAACGAGTACCCCGCCGACGACAGCGTCGGTTACCTGATTCGCCGCATCCTCACCTCGCTCAAGAGCGAAACCGACAAGCGCCTGGAGCCCCACGGCCTGACCAATGCGCAGTGGGAGCCGCTCTTCAAGCTGAAGAAGATCCAGAACGCGACGGTCGCCGAGCTCGCGCGCGAGATGCAGACCGACCCCGGCGCCACCACCCGCATGCTCGATCGCCTGGAAGCCAAGGGCCTGTGCAAGCGCGTGCGCTCCACGGCCGACCGCCGCGTGGTCAACGTCGAGCTCACGCCCGAGGGCGAGGCAGCGGCCGCGATGGTGCCGCCGGCATTGGCGGCGGTGATGAATGCGCACCTCGCCGGCTTTTCCAAGACCGAATGGCAGGCGCTGCTGGGCTACCTGCGCCGCATCATGGCCAACGCCGAAGCGATGCGCGACAACACGGAGAAGTAGACCCAGGGCCGCAATGCCCTGTCCTCCGCCCAGATAGTTGCCTAAGCAAATAAAGACCTGACAACAAATTCACATGACCGCCATGACGCCACAAGACACGCTCGACCACCCGCCGCCGGCCGCGCCCGATGCACCGGTCAGGGTGGCCCCCGTCCTCACGGCCCTCGTCGTCGCGCTCGCCTCGGCGATCGTGCTCACGCTCACCGGCTGTGCCAGCACGAACGGCATCGCGCCCGCCGCCCGGAAGATGGAGCCGGGCGCGCTCGGCCTCGACACCCCGCAAGCGGCCACCGCGGACGCCGCGCTGCAGTTGGACGCGCAATGGTGGCGCCGCTTCGGCGACGACACGCTCTCCGGCCTCGTCGACAAGGCGCTCGCCGGCAGCCCGAATCTCAAGGTGGCGCAGGCGCGCCTCCAGCGGGCGCAAGCCGGCGCCGATGTCGCGCGCTCGGCCGAGTGGCCGCAGGTCAACGCCGGCTTCGACGCGCAGCGCCAGCGCTACACCGCCAACGGCCTCGTGCCCCCGCCGATCGCGGGCACCACGCGCGAGACCGGCACGCTGCAGGCGACAGCCTCGTGGGAGATCGATTTCTTCGGCCGCAACCGCGCCGCGCTCGATGCCGCGGTGGGCGCACAGCGTGCGGCCGAGGCCGATGCACAAGCCGCGCGCGTGCTGCTGGCGAGCAACGTGGCGCGCAGCTACCTGCAACTGGCCCGCCTGATCGAGCAGCGCGAGGTGGCCAAGGCCTCGCTGCAACAGCGTGACAGCGTGCTGGCGCTGATCCGCCAGCGGGTGGACGCCGGACTCGACACGAAGGTGGAGCTGCGCCAGGGCGAGGGCGCCTTGCCCGAGACGCGCGCGCAGCTCGAAGCGCTGGCCGAGCAGATCACCCTGACCCGCCATGCGCTGGCCGCGCTCACCGTGCAGCCGCCGAATGCGCTCGATGCGCTGGCGCCGCGCCTCGCCACGCTCCAAGCCCAGCCGCTGCCGACCGCCGTGCCGGCTGACCTGCTGGGCCGCCGGGCCGACATCAGCGCCGCGCGCTGGCGCGTCGAAGCGGCCACCGGCGACGTGCAGGCCGCACGTGCCCAGTTCTATCCCAACGTCAACCTCACCGCCTTCGTCGGCTTCTCGAGCATCGGCCTCGACCGCTTGCTCAAGAGCAGCAGCGAGCAATACGGCGCGGGCCCGGCGATCCGCCTGCCGATCTTCGACGCGGGCCGCCTGCGCGCCAACCTGCGGGGCAAGTCGGCCGATCTCGACGCCGCGGTCGAGAGCTACAACGCCACGCTCGTCGATGCCGTGCGCGACGTGGCCGACCAGATTGCCTCGCTGCAGTCCATCACCCGCCAGCAGGCCGAGCAGGCCGCAGCGCGCGACGCCGCCGAGTCGGCCTACGACATCGCGGTGCAGCGCTACAAGGCCGGCCTCGGCACCTACCTCGTCGTGCTCAATGCCGAGAACGGCGTGCTCGCGCAGCGCCGGGCCGCGGCCGACCTGCAGGCGCGTGCGCTCGACACGCAGGTCGCGCTGATCCGCTCGCTCGGCGGCGGTTATGCCGACACCACGCCGGTTGGCACCGCCGCCGGCCACTGAACAACACCACCCAAGAAGTCCCGGAGAAACCTCATGAACGCTCCTCAAGTCCAGGCCCCTGCCGGCAACCCCAAGCGCCGGAAGGCGCTCACCGCCGTGGCCCTCGTCGTTGCGCTTGCCGGCATCGGCTACGGTGCCTACTACGGCCTCGTGCTCAGCCACTACGAGCACACCGACAACGCCTACGTGCAGGGCAACGTGGTGCAGCTCACGCCGCAGGTCGGCGGCACCGTGCTCGCGATCAACGCAGACGACACCGACTTCGTCAAGGCCGGCCAGGTGCTGGTGAAGCTCGACCCGGCTGATGCGCAAGTGGCGCTCGACCAGGCCGAAGCCCAGCTCGCGCAGACCGTGCGGGAGGTGCGCACGCTGTACGCCAACAACGCCACCTACAAGGCGCAGATCGCGCTGCGCGAGGCCGAGCTCGCGCGGGTGCAGAGCGACGTGGCGCGTGCGCAGGAAGACGTGAACCGCCGCACGCCGCTGCTCGCCACCGGCGCCGTCGGCAAGGAAGAGTACGAGCACGCCACCGCCCAGCTCAACGCGGCCAGGGCTGCGGTCGCGTCGGCGCAGTCGGCCGCGCTCGCCGCGCGCGAGCAGCTCGCTTCCAACCAGTCGCTCACCGACAACACCTCGGTCGAGCAGCATCCCAACGTGCAGCGCGCCGCCGCCCGCGTGCGCGAGGCCTACCTCGCCGTCAAGCGCTCCGAGCTCGTGGCGCCGGTCGATGGCCACGTCGCCAAGCGCAGCGTGCAGCTCGGCCAGCGGGTGCAGGCCGGCACGCCGCTAATGTCGGTGATCGCGCTCAACCAGGTCTGGGTCGACGCCAACTTCAAGGAAAGCCAGCTGAAGGCCTTGCGCATCGGCCAGCCCGTCACGCTCACCGCCGACATGTACGGCAGCAAGGTGGAGTACCACGGCAAGATCGAAGGCCTGGGCGCGGGCACCGGTGCCGCCTTCGCGTTGCTGCCGGCGCAGAACGCGACCGGCAACTGGATCAAGGTCGTGCAGCGCCTGCCGGTGCGCGTGTCGCTCGACCCGAAGGAGCTCGCCGAACACCCGCTGCGCGTGGGCCTCTCGATGGAAGCCAAGGTCGACGTGGCCGACACCAGCGGCAAGGCGCTCGCCGATGCGCCGCGCAGCACGGCGGTGGGCCATGCCGCCGCAATCGAAGCCAGCAGCGCCGAGGCCGATGCCGAGGTGCGCCGGATCATCGCGGTCAACACCGGCCGTGCCGCGCCGCGTGTGGCGGCGCCGGCTGTGAGCTCGTCGCCGGCGCCCGGCGGGCACGTCGCCTCGGCTGCGGTGCGCGCCTCGGTCGTGGCCGGCAAGTGAGGCGGGAGCCGGCCCATGTCGTCTTCCACCACCACGGCTGAGCTGCCGTCGCCGCCGCCCGCGGCGCCTGCCAATCGCCCGCCGGCCTATCCGCCGCTCACCGGTGGCCAGCTCGTGCTGGGCACGGTCGCGCTGTCGCTCGCGACCTTCATGAACGTGCTCGACAGCTCGATCGCCAACGTCTCGATCCCCGCGATCTCGGGCGACATGGGCGTGAGCCCGGCGCAGGGCACCTGGGTCATCACCTCCTTCGGCGTGGCCAACGCGATCAGCGTGCCGCTCACCGGCTGGCTCACGCAGCGGTTCGGCCAGGTGCGACTCTTCGCCGCGAGCATCCTGCTCTTCGTGCTGGCCTCGTGGCTGTGCGGCCTCGCGCCGAGCATCGAGCTGCTGATCGCCTTCCGCGTGCTGCAGGGCCTGGTGGCCGGGCCGATGATCCCGCTGTCGCAGACGCTGCTGCTGGCCAGCTACCCGCCCGCCAAGGCCGGCATCGCGATGGCGATGTGGGCGATGACGGTGCTGGTGGCGCCGGTGGTGGGCCCCCTGCTCGGCGGGTGGATCACCGACACGATCTCATGGCCCTGGATCTTCTACATCAACATCCCCGTGGGCCTGGTGGCGGCCGCCTTCACCTGGTCGATCTACCGCACCCGCGACCCGGGGCCGAGGCGTGTGCCGCTCGACACCGTGGGTCTCGTGCTGCTGGTGCTCTTCATCGGCGCGATGCAGATCATGGTCGACAAGGGCAAGGAGCTCGACTGGTTCGAGAGCAACGAGATCATCGCGCTCGCGGTGGTGTCGGTGGTGAGCTTCATGTTCTTCATCGCCTGGGAGCTGACCGAGAAACACCCGATCGTCGACCTGCAGCTCTTCGCACGGCGCAACTTCTGGCTGGGCACGGTGTCGCTGTCGGTGGCCTATGGCGTCTTCTTCGGCAACGTGGTGCTGATGCCGCTGTGGCTGCAGCAGTACATGGGCTACACCGCCACCTGGGCCGGCATCGCGGTGGCGCCGGTCGGCCTGCTCGCCATCGTGCTCTCGCCATGGGTGGGCAAGAACGTGCGGGTGATCGACCCGCGCAAGCTCTCCACGGTGGCCTTCCTCGGCTTCGGCCTCGTGCTGTGGATGCGTTCGCACTTCAACACGCAGGCCGACTTCCAGGCCATCCTGATCCCGACGGTGCTGCAGGGCGCGGCGATGGCGTTCTTCTTCATCCCGCTGCAGGCGATCACCTTCTCGGGCCTGCAGCCGCACGAGATGCCGGCGGCGGCGGGCCTGAGCAACTTCGTGCGCATCACGGCGGGTGCCGTCGGCACCTCGCTCTTCACCACCGCGTGGGACAGCCGCGCCACGCTCCACCACGCACAGCTCGCGGAAAGCATCAACCGGGGCAACAGTGCCGCGATGCAGACGCTCTCGCAGCTGCAGGCGGGCGGCTTGAGCTACGAGCAGGCGCTCGCGCAGGTCAACCGCATGATCGACCAGCAGGCCTTCACGATGGCGGCGACCGATCTCTTCTGGATGTCGTCCTTGCTGTTCGTGGCCTTGATCGGCCTGGTGTGGCTCACGCGGCCGCAGATGAATGCGGCTGGGGCCGATGCCGGTGGCGCCCATTGAGGTCCGTGCGGCCATTTAATGGACGATGATGCAATTTAAGCGCGGCGACCACGTTCACCCGGCTCAGTCAGCACTTTCGGCAAGTCAGTACACAGAGGTAGCAGGCCGGTACAACGGGGTGCGGGGATTCTCCTGATGCCGTAAAAGTAGACGACCGTCTACATTTTCGGAAGGCAATCACAACCCCAAGGAGACCTGCGATGACCTTCCGTACCAGCGCCACGCTGCGCGCGTTGCTGCCCGCTCTGGCCCTGCTGAGCTTCGGCGCCGAGGTGGCGGCCTCGGGCATCACCCAGAACGCGTCGTGGACGGTCAACCGCGCCAGCACGACAACCAAGTACCGCGTCGTCGCCTACGGTGACTCCATCTTCGCGGGCTACAACACCTCGCTGACCAGCGTGGCCCGCTACTCGGCCCCGACCGTGCAGGCCGAGTACCTGTCGGCCGCGTGGAATGCCGACATCGAGAGCATCCGCCGCACCAAGTCGGGCGCGGTGGCGCAGGAGATCTACGAGAGCAAGATCGTCGCCGAACGTGCCTACATGCAGAACAGCGCCACCCGCGTGGTCGCCTTCGAGATGTGCGGCAACGATGGCCTGCAGAACCGGGCCGATTTCGATGGCCAGACCGGCACCTGCAGCTACACCAAGCTGAACCAGGGCGTCGAGACCTGCAAGACCTACGTCGCCCGCGCGATGGACTACATCAACGCCAACGCCTATTCGGGCGTCAAGCTCAAGATCATCGGCAACCTGCACATGCCGGGCATGGATGCGTACAACAAGACCAGCAGCTGCCGCGACGCGAGCACCGGCCGTGGCGTCAACATCACCGAGATGATGCTCGGCGTGGCGGCGCGCGCGAACTACTGGATGTGCGAATACGCGCGCCAGAAGGGCTTCGTCTGCGTCGACAACTTCGCGCAGTACCACGCGGCCGACTACGACAGCAACGGCGACGGCCTCATCGACTCCGAGGCCATCAAGTACCGCCCGGGCGACACCGAAGCGGCCTATGTGACCCGCATCACCACGACCTACCGTTCGACCATCCGTGATGCCAACGTGAAGCGCGTCACCGCCGGCACGACCTACGACTACATCCAGTCTGACGACATCCACCCCACCTACACCGGCGGCAACGTGTCGCTGAGTTTCGGCACGGGCACCGGCTCTGCGGCACCGCGCTACACCGCGTTCACCGGCGGCAAGAGCCCGATCTGGGACCGCTACGCGCACGAGCGCTCGGGCTGGTCGATGGCGACGAGCAACCCCGCGACGCCTTGAGCCGGGTCGAGGCCTGACGTGAAAGAGCCGGGCAGTAACAGCCGGCAGACGGGGACCGAGAGCGGGGCCTTCGGCCCGTCGTTCGGGTACCTGGTCGCCGCGGTGCTCGTGGCCGGTGGCGTGGCCTACTGGCTGACGGCGCCTTCGCAGGAAGAAGCCGTCGCGCTGGACCCCGCCGCCGCCGCGTGGATCGCGACCCACCATCCGGCAACCGAATCCACGCACGTGGCCTCGGCGCCGGTGAAGGGGGTGGCGCAGAGCGCCTCGCTGCCGACGCGCCCGTTGGTGCGGGTGCGCGGTGCCGACGAAGACCCGTCGCCCGACCTCACCGACTACCTCAATCCTGGCGAGAAGCCGACGATGAACGAGGTGATCGACCGGCTGCGGCGTGCCGGTGTCACCACCGGCGTGGCCGCTTTCAACCCGCCCGGCACGAAGCCGGTGCTCGTCGGGCTGGCGGTGCCCGAAGACTTCGCGCTGCCGCCCGGCTACGTGCGCCACCACCAGACAACCGATGACGGGCAGGCCGTCGAGCCCATCCTGATGTACGCGCCCGACCACCCGCGCTTTGTCGACGCGTCGCGCCAGCCCATCGGAAGCGCCCGCGACCGTGTGGTGCCGCCCGAGCAGGCCCCGCCCGGCTTGCCGCTGCGGCGGGTGGTGGTCCCGGCGCCGGTCG comes from Piscinibacter sp. HJYY11 and encodes:
- a CDS encoding OmpA family protein encodes the protein MNRKAASPLVPRITLVAIASAAVALAGCESMTPTQKGTAVGAGVGAAGGAVIGKAAGDRAGVGAVVGGAVGAIAGNIWSKRQEERKRQMEQATQGTGIDVTRTADNQLKLNVPNDVSFDVNSANIKPELRSVLDTFANSLRGDQSAQLTIVGHTDSTGSDAINNPLSLERARSVRDYLAARGVSANRIETAGRGEREPVADNSTDAGRARNRRVEMYLREPAQQG
- a CDS encoding ABC transporter transmembrane domain-containing protein encodes the protein MPDTTPAPARNVKSLSGLAPFLRPYRLHISLAGLFLVLAAVTTLVFPVALKSLIDQGLVSADPGQRVMALREHFFALFAVGAALGLFSAARFYAVTWLGERVTADLRNAVYAHVVKQSPEFFETTQTGEVLSRLTTDTTLVQTVVGSSLSMGLRNAVMGLGALLMLVITNPYVMSQVLGILVLVVLPSIYAGRRVRKLSRASQDRVADSAAIAAEVLNAIPVVQSYTQEQREAARFGQSTENAFHTAIKRTRVRSLLVAFIITATFGALLWGLYQGTQAVMRGVISPGHLGQTVVYVIIFVSSVAVLSEVYGDLLRAAGATERLMELLAAHSPIQSPARPTPLPPTAAGSSVELRDVRFHYPSRPQLASLSQVNLRVQPGETVALVGPSGAGKSTVFQLLLRYYDASAGEVLIDGVPVREVDLHALRQRIGIVPQDSVIFSANAMENIRYGKPDASDEEVIAAARAAFADDFIRALPEGYGTFLGERGVRLSGGQRQRISIARAMLKNPPLLLLDEATSALDAESERMVQAALESAMQGRTTLVIAHRLATIQRADRIVVMEHGHIVETGTHASLIASNGLYARLAALQFEQ
- a CDS encoding MarR family winged helix-turn-helix transcriptional regulator yields the protein MPRTPPPADFYRPNEYPADDSVGYLIRRILTSLKSETDKRLEPHGLTNAQWEPLFKLKKIQNATVAELAREMQTDPGATTRMLDRLEAKGLCKRVRSTADRRVVNVELTPEGEAAAAMVPPALAAVMNAHLAGFSKTEWQALLGYLRRIMANAEAMRDNTEK
- a CDS encoding efflux transporter outer membrane subunit, with translation MTPQDTLDHPPPAAPDAPVRVAPVLTALVVALASAIVLTLTGCASTNGIAPAARKMEPGALGLDTPQAATADAALQLDAQWWRRFGDDTLSGLVDKALAGSPNLKVAQARLQRAQAGADVARSAEWPQVNAGFDAQRQRYTANGLVPPPIAGTTRETGTLQATASWEIDFFGRNRAALDAAVGAQRAAEADAQAARVLLASNVARSYLQLARLIEQREVAKASLQQRDSVLALIRQRVDAGLDTKVELRQGEGALPETRAQLEALAEQITLTRHALAALTVQPPNALDALAPRLATLQAQPLPTAVPADLLGRRADISAARWRVEAATGDVQAARAQFYPNVNLTAFVGFSSIGLDRLLKSSSEQYGAGPAIRLPIFDAGRLRANLRGKSADLDAAVESYNATLVDAVRDVADQIASLQSITRQQAEQAAARDAAESAYDIAVQRYKAGLGTYLVVLNAENGVLAQRRAAADLQARALDTQVALIRSLGGGYADTTPVGTAAGH
- a CDS encoding HlyD family efflux transporter periplasmic adaptor subunit, coding for MNAPQVQAPAGNPKRRKALTAVALVVALAGIGYGAYYGLVLSHYEHTDNAYVQGNVVQLTPQVGGTVLAINADDTDFVKAGQVLVKLDPADAQVALDQAEAQLAQTVREVRTLYANNATYKAQIALREAELARVQSDVARAQEDVNRRTPLLATGAVGKEEYEHATAQLNAARAAVASAQSAALAAREQLASNQSLTDNTSVEQHPNVQRAAARVREAYLAVKRSELVAPVDGHVAKRSVQLGQRVQAGTPLMSVIALNQVWVDANFKESQLKALRIGQPVTLTADMYGSKVEYHGKIEGLGAGTGAAFALLPAQNATGNWIKVVQRLPVRVSLDPKELAEHPLRVGLSMEAKVDVADTSGKALADAPRSTAVGHAAAIEASSAEADAEVRRIIAVNTGRAAPRVAAPAVSSSPAPGGHVASAAVRASVVAGK
- a CDS encoding DHA2 family efflux MFS transporter permease subunit produces the protein MSSSTTTAELPSPPPAAPANRPPAYPPLTGGQLVLGTVALSLATFMNVLDSSIANVSIPAISGDMGVSPAQGTWVITSFGVANAISVPLTGWLTQRFGQVRLFAASILLFVLASWLCGLAPSIELLIAFRVLQGLVAGPMIPLSQTLLLASYPPAKAGIAMAMWAMTVLVAPVVGPLLGGWITDTISWPWIFYINIPVGLVAAAFTWSIYRTRDPGPRRVPLDTVGLVLLVLFIGAMQIMVDKGKELDWFESNEIIALAVVSVVSFMFFIAWELTEKHPIVDLQLFARRNFWLGTVSLSVAYGVFFGNVVLMPLWLQQYMGYTATWAGIAVAPVGLLAIVLSPWVGKNVRVIDPRKLSTVAFLGFGLVLWMRSHFNTQADFQAILIPTVLQGAAMAFFFIPLQAITFSGLQPHEMPAAAGLSNFVRITAGAVGTSLFTTAWDSRATLHHAQLAESINRGNSAAMQTLSQLQAGGLSYEQALAQVNRMIDQQAFTMAATDLFWMSSLLFVALIGLVWLTRPQMNAAGADAGGAH
- a CDS encoding SGNH/GDSL hydrolase family protein; amino-acid sequence: MTFRTSATLRALLPALALLSFGAEVAASGITQNASWTVNRASTTTKYRVVAYGDSIFAGYNTSLTSVARYSAPTVQAEYLSAAWNADIESIRRTKSGAVAQEIYESKIVAERAYMQNSATRVVAFEMCGNDGLQNRADFDGQTGTCSYTKLNQGVETCKTYVARAMDYINANAYSGVKLKIIGNLHMPGMDAYNKTSSCRDASTGRGVNITEMMLGVAARANYWMCEYARQKGFVCVDNFAQYHAADYDSNGDGLIDSEAIKYRPGDTEAAYVTRITTTYRSTIRDANVKRVTAGTTYDYIQSDDIHPTYTGGNVSLSFGTGTGSAAPRYTAFTGGKSPIWDRYAHERSGWSMATSNPATP